The nucleotide window GGTCGACGACGCCATCGTGGTGCAACACGCGACGTACCGGCAGACGTTCACGCCGGCGGTGCTGAACCGGATTCCGACCCGCGGCAACCGGCGCTATCAGCGGGCGCTGGCCGGACTCCACAACACCGTGACCGACATCATCGCCAAGGCCCAGGTGGACACGGCGGACCACGGAGATCTCCTCTCGGCGCTCCTGACGGCCCGCGATCCGGGCAGCCCCGACGATCCGGCCGACAGCCGCCGGAGCGAGCGTCTGAGCAGCGCCGAACTGCGCAACGAGGTCCTGACCTTCCTGGTGGCGGGCTCGGAGACGACGGCGCACGCCTTGTCGTGGGCGCTGTACCTCATCGCCTGCGATCCGGATGTCCAGGAGCGGCTGTGGGCGGAGACCGATCGCGTCCTGGACGGCGGGCCGGTCTCCCTCGACCAGCTGCCCGACCTGAAGATCGCCAACCAGATCATCACCGAGACGCTGCGGCTGTACCCGCCGGCCGGGATGATATGGACCAGGATCGTCACAGCGAAAACCCGCCTGGGCGGCTACGACATCCCGGCCGGGACGACCATCGCGTACAGCCCTTACGCTCTGCACCGTCTGGAACGCTATTATCCGGACCCCGACGCCTTCAATCCCGATCGCTGGGACGCTGAAATGCAGCATTCCGCGCCGCGCAACAACGCCTATCTCACCTTCGGCGGCGGTGCGCGCAAATGCATCGGCGACCAGTTCGCCGTCATCGAGGCTGTGCTGGCGCTTACGGACATCGCCTCCCGCTGGCGCCTGGAACCCGCTCCCGGACAGAAGCATCCGGATATCACCACCTCGATGGGACCACGTGATCTCAAGATGCGCCTGAGTGCCAGGACCGCATCAGAAATCACCTCGTAGCGCGAGCGCACGGATCCCTTGAGGACGGCGAGGCAGGTTCTGCCGAGCAGGGGAACCGGAAATCCGATTACGCAGCCGGCCCGCGCCCTGGAGTGAGGAAGCCTCCAGGGTTTCCGGGCAGTACCGACCCGTTTCCGGCAACGCGGCCGCGCTCCTTCCATGTGACGCGCCACAAGGCCCGCGAGGACATCGCGCGGCGGATCGGGTTCCGCCGAAGTCGGATCGTCTCCACTCTTCATCAGCTGCTGGTCCCCACCTGGGGCCGACAGGAGTGTCCGAGAACCACGGGCAGCCGCGTGAACAGCTGCAGGATCCCCCGCCCGGAAACGCGAACGGTCACACGTGTGGAAAAAATACGCGAAAGGCAGGCTCAGTGATGGCGAGTCAGGAACGGGACGGCACAAGTGGTGCGGGGACTGCCGAGAGGTCGACAGAGCCTGTCGCGGTGATCGGGGTGGGGCTCCGTCTCCCCGGAGGAATCACCACGCTGGGCGGGTTGTGGGATGCCCTGGCCACCGGCCAGGATCTTGTGACGTCGGTACCCGGCGACCGGTTCAGTACCGATGATTTCGTCGTAAGCGACGGTGGGGTGCGGGCGGGGAAGGCGTACACCGGGGCGGCCGGGATCTTCGGGGACGTGTGGGGGTTCGACCCGGAGTACTTCGGTATCTCGCCGAAGGAGGCCGGCCAGATCGATCCGCAGCAACGGTTGCTGCTGGAGTGCGCGGTGGAGGCCTTCGACGACGGGGGTGTGGATCCGCGGCTGCTGGCGGGTTCGGACGTGGCGGTTGTGATGGGACTGACCGTCCAGGACTACTGGGGTCTGCTGATGCGACGTCCCGGGGTGATGAATTCGTTCGCCCCCACCGGTACGGGGGCGTTCAGCGCGGCGAACCGCCTGTCGTACCTCTTTGATTTCCACGGGCCGTCCCACACGGTGGACACGGCGTGTTCGTCGTCCTTGACGGCACTGCATCTGGCGGCCGAGACGGTCCGTTCGGGCCGTTGTGAGGTTGCGCTGGCCGGCGGGGTGAATCTGGTGCTCGGTCCGGGCGGGCACGTCATCTCCAGCCAGGCGTCGATGCTCTCCCCGACGGGGCGTTGTCACTCGTTCTCGCAGGACGCCGATGGGTTCGTCCGGTCGGAGGGCGCGGGGGTGGTGCTCCTGAAGACGTTGAGCCGTGCGGTGGCCGATGGTGACCGGGTGCACGCGGTGATCAGGGCTTCGGTGGTCAACGCCGACGGGCGGACCCTGGG belongs to Streptomyces sp. V3I8 and includes:
- a CDS encoding cytochrome P450 — translated: MRNVLARKRTTTDPSETVPVAPGGLPVVGHAVKALRDPRGFLRSLPAHGDMVRVSVGPLKAVMVCDPELTSQILLNDRTYDKGGLLFDRAREVFGDGLVTCPHALHRRERRLVQPAFHRSRLSGYARVMAEGTTLLTSRWRDGQVLDMPAEMLSLTMHNMLQAMLGGTLPPEDLRQLVDDAIVVQHATYRQTFTPAVLNRIPTRGNRRYQRALAGLHNTVTDIIAKAQVDTADHGDLLSALLTARDPGSPDDPADSRRSERLSSAELRNEVLTFLVAGSETTAHALSWALYLIACDPDVQERLWAETDRVLDGGPVSLDQLPDLKIANQIITETLRLYPPAGMIWTRIVTAKTRLGGYDIPAGTTIAYSPYALHRLERYYPDPDAFNPDRWDAEMQHSAPRNNAYLTFGGGARKCIGDQFAVIEAVLALTDIASRWRLEPAPGQKHPDITTSMGPRDLKMRLSARTASEITS